The Punica granatum isolate Tunisia-2019 chromosome 4, ASM765513v2, whole genome shotgun sequence genome has a window encoding:
- the LOC116202839 gene encoding synaptotagmin-5-like, whose protein sequence is MGFTSGIVMGAIFGVAVMFGWSYMMSYRRTKRVAKAMVIKQLASLNRDDLRKICGDSFPDWISFPVYEQAKWMNKQLSKLWPFVADAATMVIKESVEPLLEEYRPPGITSLKFSKLSLGTVAPKIEGIRVQSHKKGQVIMDIDFRWGGNPSIVLGVKAAVVANLPIQVRVCSSNIRYVKTIQGLKRHCLPHFRMVAAS, encoded by the exons ATGGGGTTTACTTCGGGAATCGTCATGGGGGCGATCTTTGGGGTGGCGGTGATGTTCGGATGGAGTTACATGATGAGCTATCGCAGGACCAAGCGTGTCGCTAAG GCAATGGTTATCAAACAACTGGCATCCCTTAACCGAGATGATCTAAGGAAAATTTGTGGTGATAGCTTTCCTGACTGGATATCATTTCCCGTATATGAACAG GCGAAATGGATGAACAAGCAACTGAGCAAACTGTGGCCATTTGTTGCAGat GCGGCAACAATGGTAATAAAAGAATCTGTTGAACCATTATTGGAAGAGTATCGACCTCCAGGGATTACTTCACTGAAGTTTAGCAAGTTGTCGCTTGGAACTGTGGCACCAAAGATTGAAG GTATTCGTGTTCAAAGTCACAAAAAGGGTCAGGTCATAATGGATATTGACTTCCGATGGGGGGGCAACCCCAGTATTGTACTAGGAGTTAAAGCTGCAGTTGTTGCTAACCTGCCAATTCAAGTAAGGGTTTGCAGTTCAAATATTAGATATGTAAAAACTATACAGGGCCTTAAGAGGCACTGCTTACCTCATTTTAGGATGGTGGCCGCTAGCTAG
- the LOC116202837 gene encoding geraniol 8-hydroxylase-like isoform X2, giving the protein MESLEASSLISFCFLLLIFLLLRRPRRSGSGCGLPPGPRPLPVLGNILDLGTKPHRTLAEHARKHGPVMTLKLGTVTVVVVSSHEAAREVLQKNDHVMASRTIPDVVRARDHYKHSLVWLPNSAKWKGFRRACSMQLFSRQKLDVTEMLRQRKVDELLDYLHENSVRGKAVTVGQAVFTTVLNLISNTLFSIDLTHHKENSVVEFKELIWGMMKEGGSPNISDFFPALRWIDPQGARRRMDAHFSQLFAVFDRIVEERTLKRASTDGSPRSDDMLESLLDLRDSSELNREDINSILADLVVAGVDTTHTTVEWAMVELLRHAEKMAKARAEIEQVLGKDTKVQESDIPRLPYLRAVVKETFRLYSPFLLPHRAETEVDLCGFKIPKDTQIMVNLWAMGRDESVWQDPDRFEPERFLELKIDIKGTDFELIPFGAGRRMCPGMPLGYRMVHLILGSLIRSFDWKLANGEATETMDMNEKNGITIQKAKPLCAVPIQLRR; this is encoded by the exons ATGGAGTCTCTTGAAGCATCTTCTCtcatttcattttgtttcctcttgctcattttcctcctcctccgccgccCCAGGCGGAGCGGGAGCGGCTGTGGCCTCCCCCCTGGCCCTCGGCCGCTCCCTGTGCTCGGGAACATCCTCGACCTTGGCACCAAACCCCACCGAACCCTGGCTGAACACGCCAGGAAACACGGCCCTGTAATGACCCTGAAGCTCGGGACCGTAACCGTGGTGGTGGTCTCCTCCCACGAAGCAGCGAGAGAGGTCCTCCAGAAGAACGACCACGTCATGGCTAGCAGAACAATCCCGGACGTAGTCCGGGCAAGGGACCATTACAAGCACTCCCTGGTGTGGTTGCCCAACTCGGCCAAGTGGAAGGGCTTCAGGAGAGCATGCTCAATGCAATTGTTCTCCCGGCAGAAGCTTGACGTTACCGAAATGCTTCGCCAGAGAAAGGTCGATGAGCTATTAGACTACCTCCATGAGAACTCGGTCAGGGGCAAGGCAGTCACGGTCGGCCAGGCTGTGTTCACGACGGTTCTTAATCTAATATCGAACACACTCTTCTCTATTGACCTGACGCATCACAAAGAAAACTCCGTTGTGGAGTTCAAAGAGCTTATATGGGGCATGATGAAAGAAGGAGGGAGCCCGAACATATCGGACTTCTTCCCAGCCCTTCGGTGGATCGACCCACAAGGAGCCCGCCGGAGGATGGATGCCCACTTCAGTCAGCTATTCGCAGTTTTTGACCGCATTGTCGAAGAAAGGACACTGAAGAGAGCATCGACAGATGGGTCGCCTCGGAGTGACGATATGTTAGAATCTCTCCTTGATCTCAGAGATAGCTCCGAATTGAACCGAGAGGACATCAACAGCATACTTGCC GATCTAGTCGTTGCTGGCGTTGACACAACCCATACTACTGTTGAATGGGCCATGGTAGAGCTGCTGAGGCACGCGGAAAAGATGGCAAAAGCCCGTGCGGAGATCGAACAGGTCCTCGGCAAGGACACGAAGGTACAGGAATCGGACATCCCGAGGCTCCCTTACCTACGGGCAGTCGTCAAAGAAACCTTCAGGCTGTACTCGCCGTTCCTGCTCCCACACAGAGCAGAAACAGAAGTGGACCTCTGCGGGTTCAAGATACCCAAGGACACGCAGATCATGGTCAACCTGTGGGCCATGGGCAGGGACGAGAGCGTGTGGCAGGACCCTGACCGCTTCGAGCCTGAACGGTTCTTGGAGCTCAAGATCGACATCAAGGGGACAGATTTTGAGCTGATTCCGTTCGGGGCCGGGAGGAGGATGTGCCCTGGGATGCCTTTGGGTTATAGAATGGTGCATTTGATATTGGGCTCTTTGATCCGCTCCTTTGACTGGAAGCTTGCGAATGGGGAAGCAACTGAGACAATGGACATGAATGAGAAGAATGGGATCACAATTCAGAAGGCTAAGCCCCTCTGCGCCGTACCGATCCAACTGCGACGTTAA
- the LOC116202837 gene encoding geraniol 8-hydroxylase-like isoform X1, with protein MESLEASSLISFCFLLLIFLLLRRPRRSGSGCGLPPGPRPLPVLGNILDLGTKPHRTLAEHARKHGPVMTLKLGTVTVVVVSSHEAAREVLQKNDHVMASRTIPDVVRARDHYKHSLVWLPNSAKWKGFRRACSMQLFSRQKLDVTEMLRQRKVDELLDYLHENSVRGKAVTVGQAVFTTVLNLISNTLFSIDLTHHKENSVVEFKELIWGMMKEGGSPNISDFFPALRWIDPQGARRRMDAHFSQLFAVFDRIVEERTLKRASTDGSPRSDDMLESLLDLRDSSELNREDINSILAVSIYDLVVAGVDTTHTTVEWAMVELLRHAEKMAKARAEIEQVLGKDTKVQESDIPRLPYLRAVVKETFRLYSPFLLPHRAETEVDLCGFKIPKDTQIMVNLWAMGRDESVWQDPDRFEPERFLELKIDIKGTDFELIPFGAGRRMCPGMPLGYRMVHLILGSLIRSFDWKLANGEATETMDMNEKNGITIQKAKPLCAVPIQLRR; from the exons ATGGAGTCTCTTGAAGCATCTTCTCtcatttcattttgtttcctcttgctcattttcctcctcctccgccgccCCAGGCGGAGCGGGAGCGGCTGTGGCCTCCCCCCTGGCCCTCGGCCGCTCCCTGTGCTCGGGAACATCCTCGACCTTGGCACCAAACCCCACCGAACCCTGGCTGAACACGCCAGGAAACACGGCCCTGTAATGACCCTGAAGCTCGGGACCGTAACCGTGGTGGTGGTCTCCTCCCACGAAGCAGCGAGAGAGGTCCTCCAGAAGAACGACCACGTCATGGCTAGCAGAACAATCCCGGACGTAGTCCGGGCAAGGGACCATTACAAGCACTCCCTGGTGTGGTTGCCCAACTCGGCCAAGTGGAAGGGCTTCAGGAGAGCATGCTCAATGCAATTGTTCTCCCGGCAGAAGCTTGACGTTACCGAAATGCTTCGCCAGAGAAAGGTCGATGAGCTATTAGACTACCTCCATGAGAACTCGGTCAGGGGCAAGGCAGTCACGGTCGGCCAGGCTGTGTTCACGACGGTTCTTAATCTAATATCGAACACACTCTTCTCTATTGACCTGACGCATCACAAAGAAAACTCCGTTGTGGAGTTCAAAGAGCTTATATGGGGCATGATGAAAGAAGGAGGGAGCCCGAACATATCGGACTTCTTCCCAGCCCTTCGGTGGATCGACCCACAAGGAGCCCGCCGGAGGATGGATGCCCACTTCAGTCAGCTATTCGCAGTTTTTGACCGCATTGTCGAAGAAAGGACACTGAAGAGAGCATCGACAGATGGGTCGCCTCGGAGTGACGATATGTTAGAATCTCTCCTTGATCTCAGAGATAGCTCCGAATTGAACCGAGAGGACATCAACAGCATACTTGCCGTGAGTATTTAC GATCTAGTCGTTGCTGGCGTTGACACAACCCATACTACTGTTGAATGGGCCATGGTAGAGCTGCTGAGGCACGCGGAAAAGATGGCAAAAGCCCGTGCGGAGATCGAACAGGTCCTCGGCAAGGACACGAAGGTACAGGAATCGGACATCCCGAGGCTCCCTTACCTACGGGCAGTCGTCAAAGAAACCTTCAGGCTGTACTCGCCGTTCCTGCTCCCACACAGAGCAGAAACAGAAGTGGACCTCTGCGGGTTCAAGATACCCAAGGACACGCAGATCATGGTCAACCTGTGGGCCATGGGCAGGGACGAGAGCGTGTGGCAGGACCCTGACCGCTTCGAGCCTGAACGGTTCTTGGAGCTCAAGATCGACATCAAGGGGACAGATTTTGAGCTGATTCCGTTCGGGGCCGGGAGGAGGATGTGCCCTGGGATGCCTTTGGGTTATAGAATGGTGCATTTGATATTGGGCTCTTTGATCCGCTCCTTTGACTGGAAGCTTGCGAATGGGGAAGCAACTGAGACAATGGACATGAATGAGAAGAATGGGATCACAATTCAGAAGGCTAAGCCCCTCTGCGCCGTACCGATCCAACTGCGACGTTAA
- the LOC116205088 gene encoding synaptotagmin-5-like, with amino-acid sequence MGFTSGIVMGAIFGVAVMFGWSYMMSYRRTKRVAKAMVIKQLASLNRDDLRKICGDSFPDWISFPVYEQAKWMNKQLSKLWPFVADAATMVIKESVEPLLEEYRPPGITSLKFSKLSLGTVAPKIEGIRVQSHKKGQVIMDIDFRWGGNPSIVLGVKAAVVANLPIQLKDLQVFTVIRVVFQLAEEIPCISAVVVSLLTEPKPKIDYTLKAVGGSLTAIPGISDMIDDTVNTIVTDMLQWPHRIVVPLGGIPVDTSELELKPQGELLVTVVRANDLKNMEMIGKSDPYVVLYVRPLFKVKTRVIENNLNPVWNQTFNLIAEDKETQSIIIEVFDRDIGQDKKLGTAKLPLIELEAETEKEYELRLLPSLDMMKIKDKKDRGTVMLKVRYHHFNNEEQLAALEEEKRILEERKKLKEAGVIGSTMDALDGAASLVGSGVGMVGTGIGAGVGFVGSGLGAVGSGLSKAGKFMGRTITGQSGRKSGTATPVTSENGSSKPHQQ; translated from the exons ATGGGGTTTACTTCGGGAATCGTCATGGGGGCGATCTTTGGGGTGGCGGTGATGTTCGGATGGAGTTACATGATGAGCTATCGCAGGACCAAGCGTGTCGCTAAG GCAATGGTTATCAAACAACTGGCATCCCTTAACCGAGATGATCTAAGGAAAATTTGTGGTGATAGCTTTCCTGACTGGATATCATTTCCCGTATATGAACAG GCGAAATGGATGAACAAGCAACTGAGCAAACTGTGGCCATTTGTTGCAGat GCGGCAACAATGGTAATAAAAGAATCTGTTGAACCATTATTGGAAGAGTATCGACCTCCAGGGATTACTTCACTGAAGTTTAGCAAGTTGTCGCTTGGAACTGTGGCACCAAAGATTGAAG GTATTCGTGTTCAAAGTCACAAAAAGGGTCAGGTCATAATGGATATTGACTTCCGATGGGGGGGCAACCCCAGTATTGTACTAGGAGTTAAAGCTGCAGTTGTTGCTAACCTGCCAATTCAA TTGAAAGATCTTCAAGTCTTCACTGTCATTCGTGTTGTCTTCCAACTTGCTGAAGAGATCCCCTGCATATCTGCGGTTGTTGTATCACTACTTACAGAG CCGAAGCCTAAGATAGATTATACTCTGAAGGCTGTTGGTGGAAGCCTAACAGCCATTCCTGGCATTTCCGATATGATCGAT GACACTGTAAATACAATTGTCACAGATATGCTTCAATGGCCCCACAGAATAGTCGTTCCTCTTGGGGGTATACCTGTAGATACAAG CGAATTAGAACTCAAGCCACAGGGTGAGCTTTTGGTGACAGTGGTAAGAGCTAATGATTTGAAGAACATGGAAATGATTGGAAAATCAGATCCATATGTGGTTCTGTACGTACGGCCTCTATTCAAGGTGAAAACGAGAGTCATAGAAAACAACCTGAACCCAGTTTGGAATCAAACCTTCAATTTGATTGCAGAAGACAAGGAGACACAGTCGATAATCATTGAG GTTTTCGACAGGGACATTGGCCAAGACAAGAAGTTGGGAACAGCCAAACTGCCCCTGATTGAGCTTGAAGCTGAGACTGAGAAAGAGTACGAGCTGAGGTTGCTTCCATCACTTGatatgatgaaaataaaagataagaAAGACAGGGGAACCGTCATGCTCAAG GTTCGATATCACCATTTTAACAATGAGGAGCAGCTAGCTGCtctggaagaagagaagaggatCCTGGAAGAGAGGAAGAAGCTGAAGGAAGCGGGAGTCATTGGAAGCACCATGGATGCTCTTGACGGTGCCGCATCACTTGTCGGTTCCGGTGTCGGGATGGTTGGCACTGGAATCGGTGCAGGTGTTGGGTTTGTGGGGAGTGGGCTCGGGGCAGTTGGGAGTGGCCTGAGCAAGGCAGGGAAGTTCATGGGGCGGACAATCACGGGACAGTCGGGCAGGAAGAGTGGAACTGCAACCCCAGTGACCAGTGAGAACGGCAGCTCGAAACCTCATCAGCAGTAA
- the LOC116205651 gene encoding receptor-like serine/threonine-protein kinase At2g45590, which produces MPSRPLDPSSAAAVPPPLHHHILPQHKKPNLLLPLLAASLTFIFLFLLILLCVFLYRRLSRSRTAPATTDSKSPHHLLQHSQLRRFSYSLLRRSTGSFSPTTLLGHGGFGSVHKATLPTHHPSPLAVKLMDPTRSPLQQGEREFHNELSLAHLTLSSPHILSLLGFSSNRKGDRLLLVYELMPNRSLQESLLESKRPELSDWSARFAIALDVARGLEYLHHSCDPPVIHGDIKPSNVLLDGDFRAKIGDFGLARLKTDYEDPITALEGNSGNTNNNGGEGDQCVRRFNGEDNGSILEETESVLTGCTEGADQSPESCVIRVVDAGAVSPEMGMEKGSASEGCFDGISMDNGAVNGGERKATSSRRDWWWKQDSGGGVKDYVMEWIGNEIKKERPKTRWVDGSGNGTGTGLKAESKRKQKKQWEWWVSLDDKEEKVARKPRKWWKEEFCDELSRKAKKKKKTKRGHSSSNGNGGGELWWQNEDEEDFDESGQERKKRKSTKSNSLSSIDWWLDGLSGELMRNNGRRNSQEWASCNSGDANIPKSGAVSSTPSMRGTVCYIAPEYGGAGGPGLRLSEKCDVYSFGVLLLVLVSGRRPLQVTASPMSEFERANLISWARQLACNGKLLDLVDKSIHSLDEDQAVLCITIALLCLQRCPSKRPSMREIVEMLSGHAGPPQLPFEFSPSPPSNARFKSLRKAQ; this is translated from the coding sequence ATGCCCTCCCGCCCTCTCGACCCATCTTCCGCCGCGGCGGTTCCTCCGCCTCTCCACCATCACATCCTTCCCCAGCACAAAAAGCCCAACCTCCTCCTGCCCCTCCTCGCCGCCTCCCTCAccttcatcttcctcttccttctcaTCCTCCTCTGCGTCTTCCTCTACCGCAGGCTCTCCCGCAGCCGCACCGCCCCCGCCACCACAGACTCCAAGTCCCCCCATCACCTCCTCCAGCATTCCCAGCTCCGCCGGTTCTCCTACTCCCTCCTGCGCCGCTCCACCGGTTCTTTCTCCCCCACCACTCTTCTCGGCCACGGCGGCTTCGGCTCCGTCCACAAGGCCACCCTCCCCACCCACCACCCTTCCCCTCTCGCCGTCAAGCTCATGGACCCCACCCGTTCCCCTCTCCAGCAGGGTGAGCGCGAGTTCCACAACGAGCTCTCCCTCGCTCACCTCACCCTCTCCTCCCCCCACATCCTCTCCCTCCTCGGCTTCTCCTCCAACCGCAAGGGCGACCGCCTCCTCCTCGTCTACGAGCTCATGCCCAACCGCAGCCTCCAGGAGTCCCTCCTCGAGAGCAAGCGCCCCGAGCTATCCGACTGGAGCGCTCGCTTTGCCATCGCTCTTGACGTGGCCCGCGGCCTCGAGTATCTCCACCACTCCTGCGACCCCCCCGTTATCCACGGTGACATTAAGCCCAGCAATGTCCTGCTCGATGGGGATTTCCGGGCCAAGATTGGAGATTTCGGGCTTGCAAGGTTGAAGACCGACTACGAGGATCCCATTACCGCCCTCGAAGGGAATAGTGGTAATACCAATAACAATGGCGGAGAAGGGGATCAGTGCGTGAGGAGGTTCAATGGAGAAGATAATGGGTCGATTCTTGAGGAGACGGAGAGCGTCTTGACGGGGTGCACCGAGGGCGCGGATCAGTCACCTGAGAGTTGCGTGATTCGGGTTGTGGATGCTGGGGCAGTGTCGCCGGAGATGGGGATGGAGAAGGGGAGCGCTTCCGAGGGATGCTTCGATGGAATAAGCATGGATAATGGAGCTGTTAATGGTGGCGAGAGGAAGGCAACGAGTTCTAGAAGGGATTGGTGGTGGAAACAGGACAGTGGAGGAGGAGTGAAAGACTATGTGATGGAGTGGATTGGGAACGAGATCAAGAAGGAGCGGCCGAAGACAAGGTGGGTGGACGGGAGCGGTAATGGAACAGGGACAGGCCTGAAGGCCGAGTCCAAGAGGAAGCAGAAGAAGCAGTGGGAGTGGTGGGTGTCGTTGGATGATAAGGAGGAGAAGGTTGCCCGGAAGCCAAGGAAGTGGTGGAAGGAGGAGTTCTGTGACGAGCTCTcgaggaaggccaagaagaagaagaagaccaaGAGAGGGCATAGCTCGAGTAATGGCAATGGCGGAGGAGAGTTGTGGTGGcagaatgaagatgaagaggattTCGATGAATCGGGGCAAGAgcggaagaagaggaagagcaCGAAGAGTAATAGCCTGAGTAGCATTGACTGGTGGTTGGACGGTCTGAGTGGTGAGCTGATGAGGAACAATGGGAGAAGAAATAGCCAAGAATGGGCCAGCTGCAACTCCGGTGATGCGAATATCCCCAAGAGTGGAGCAGTTAGTAGCACCCCGAGCATGCGAGGCACCGTATGTTACATCGCCCCCGAGTACGGGGGGGCTGGTGGGCCTGGATTGAGGTTGTCAGAGAAGTGCGACGTGTACAGTTTCGGGGTTCTGCTATTAGTCTTGGTATCAGGCCGGAGGCCTCTCCAGGTGACCGCCTCCCCGATGTCGGAGTTTGAGCGGGCGAACCTGATCTCATGGGCCCGTCAGTTGGCCTGCAATGGGAAGCTACTGGACCTCGTCGACAAGTCCATCCATTCATTGGATGAGGACCAAGCGGTCCTTTGCATCACGATAGCGCTGCTTTGCCTGCAGAGATGTCCAAGCAAGAGGCCTAGCATGAGGGAGATTGTCGAGATGCTCTCGGGCCACGCAGGCCCCCCTCAGCTCCCGTTCGAGTTCTCGCCCTCCCCACCCTCGAACGCCCGATTCAAGTCTCTGAGAAAGGCCCAATGA
- the LOC116203368 gene encoding probable carboxylesterase 9, whose product MSKFDPYEFLKVACNPDGTFTRNMVERQSDAEPDESSGVTVVSKDVTFNKEKNAWVRLYRPTKIPSNDGTAVRLPIVIYFHGGFWIHVTARDTVCHEFCKSVSTMLTAIVVSVNYRLAPENRLPAQYEDAVDAIHWVRDQGMPHNLNPEPWLHNYGDFSRSYLYGMGTGGNVAFFAALRIGETNLEPMKIDGLILSQPMFGGLQRTKSEIRFATDPLLPLPALDLMWELTLPKWVDRDHRYCNPLIDGTHKDKLRQLPRCLVVGFGMDPLIDRQQDFVTMLVMAGVRVEARFDEIGFHGIDYVDTRRTDAVIGVVKEFMH is encoded by the exons ATGTCCAAGTTTGATCCGTACGAGTTTCTGAAGGTCGCCTGCAATCCCGATGGCACCTTTACCCGCAACATGGTCGAGCGCCAAAGTGATGCCGAACCTGACGAGTCCTCTGGCGTGACCGTCGTGTCCAAGGATGTCACTTTCAACAAGGAGAAGAATGCTTGGGTCCGACTCTACAGACCCACCAAGATCCCATCCAATGATGGGACCGCTGTGAGGCTACCGATCGTGATTTACTTCCACGGTGGTTTCTGGATCCATGTCACTGCGCGGGACACCGTGTGTCACGAGTTCTGCAAATCTGTTTCCACAATGCTCACCGCCATAGTTGTTAGCGTGAACTATCGGCTAGCACCGGAGAACCGCCTCCCAGCTCAGTATGAGGATGCAGTGGACGCGATCCATTGGGTCCGGGACCAAGGGATGCCACATAACCTAAATCCTGAACCATGGCTCCACAACTATGGCGACTTCTCCAG GAGCTACTTGTACGGAATGGGGACTGGAGGCAATGTAGCGTTCTTTGCTGCCCTGAGAATCGGGGAAACAAACTTGGAACCCATGAAGATCGATGGTCTAATTCTAAGCCAGCCTATGTTCGGAGGCCTTCAGCGCACCAAATCCGAGATCCGTTTCGCGACCGACCCTTTACTTCCTTTACCGGCGCTAGACTTGATGTGGGAGCTGACCCTGCCTAAATGGGTGGACAGGGATCACCGATATTGTAACCCGTTAATCGATGGCACGCACAAGGACAAGTTGAGGCAGCTGCCCCGGTGTCTAGTAGTTGGGTTTGGGATGGACCCGTTGATCGACCGGCAGCAGGATTTTGTGACGATGCTTGTGATGGCCGGCGTCCGTGTGGAGGCGAGGTTTGATGAGATTGGATTCCATGGGATCGACTACGTGGACACCCGGAGGACCGACGCTGTGATCGGGGTCGTTAAGGAATTCATGCACTGA
- the LOC116205727 gene encoding glyoxylate/hydroxypyruvate reductase HPR3-like: protein MAPPPLQENPVGALNPLPQVLLLRHPAQFALINKPLPDHLCHLLKPWESPLPFDQFVLAHAQSARALLASGGMPVTADLIRMLPELRLVVTTSAGLNHIDLAECRRRGIAVADSGGVYSEDVADVAVGLLLDVWRRVSAADRYVRAGRWARDGDFPLGFKIGGKRVGIVGLGRIGMEVAKRLEALGCIISYNSRKERPSVSYPFYSNVRDLASNSNALVICCGLTDETLHMINKEVMLALGKDGVIVNIGRGAIIDEREMVQLLVRGELGGAGMDVFENEPNVPKELIELDNVVMTPHNSVFTPESFSDLCELVVGNLEAFFSNRPLLSPVSLE, encoded by the exons ATGGCTCCCCCTCCGCTTCAAGAGAACCCCGTTGGAGCCCTGAACCCGCTCCCGCaggtcctcctcctccgccacCCCGCACAATTCGCCCTCATCAACAAACCCCTGCCCGACCACCTCTGCCACTTACTCAAGCCATGGGAATCGCCCCTCCCCTTCGACCAGTTCGTCCTCGCCCACGCCCAGTCCGCTCGTGCCCTCCTAGCATCCGGCGGCATGCCCGTCACCGCCGATCTGATCCGTATGCTGCCGGAGCTCCGCCTCGTAGTCACCACCAGCGCCGGCCTCAACCATATTGACCTCGCTGAGTGCCGCCGCCGCGGGATCGCCGTGGCCGACTCCGGCGGCGTTTACTCCGAGGACGTTGCCGACGTGGCTGTGGGGCTGCTCCTCGATGTCTGGAGGAGGGTCTCGGCTGCTGATCGTTACGTGCGGGCCGGGCGGTGGGCCCGGGATGGGGATTTCCCTCTCGGGTTTAAG ATCGGTGGCAAGCGAGTCGGAATTGTCGGGCTGGGAAGGATTGGCATGGAGGTGGCTAAAAGGCTCGAGGCACTTGGATGTATTATTTCATACAACTCGAGAAAAGAAAGGCCTTCGGTTTCCTATCCCTTTTACTCCAATGTACGTGATCTAGCATCCAACAGCAACGCCCTTGtaatttgttgcggtttgACGGATGAAACCCTTCACATGATCAATAAGGAAGTGATGTTGGCTCTGGGGAAGGACGGTGTGATTGTAAACATCGGGCGGGGGGCCATCATCGATGAGAGGGAGATGGTGCAGCTTCTGGTGAGGGGAGAGCTCGGGGGTGCAGGGATGGACGTATTTGAGAACGAGCCTAATGTTCCAAAGGAGCTGATTGAGCTAGACAATGTTGTGATGACCCCGCATAACTCGGTCTTTACCCCGGAATCCTTCTCGGACTTGTGCGAGCTCGTGGTGGGGAACTTGGAAGCATTTTTCTCAAATAGGCCTTTGCTTTCTCCAGTTTCACTGGAATGA